A part of Crassostrea angulata isolate pt1a10 chromosome 5, ASM2561291v2, whole genome shotgun sequence genomic DNA contains:
- the LOC128185340 gene encoding uncharacterized protein LOC128185340, which produces MEDILSLLIVSVFLLTTRGQCPLNVGNKLITTCSETWAYGPLIYIDFHKINCPCNCTVTSTFTGDVLVTAQKTIISPCSTQVVVNGSRIFGCPLSRGTSVTFTLLKYHSIAVQAEFTPPSSSGTFYQCLGFQQNGTTTRRSYTASPTGKTRYPVISSTKKRTSPVTSTTRTTTSSLTSTTRKTTIPLTVKTGKTTSPVTSTRKITCPLSPTTSKIKLTSTSQSAIAENTTTNR; this is translated from the exons ATGGAGGATATTTTAAGTTTGTTGATAGTTAGTGTCTTTCTTTTGACAACAAGGG GACAGTGTCCCTTGAATG TTGGAAATAAGTTAATAACTACCTGTAGCGAAACATGGGCATATGGACCACTGATCTACATAGACTTCCATAAAATCAACTGCCCATGTAATTGTACTGTGACGTCAACATTCACGGGAGATGTACTTGTGACAGCACAAAAGACAATAATATCGCCATGTTCTACGCAGGTGGTAGTAAACGGTAGTCGTATATTTGGCTGCCCACTTTCACGGGGAACGTCAGTTACGTTTACACTGTTAAAATATCATTCTATCGCTGTACAAGCTGAATTCACCCCACCATCTTCATCAGGAACCTTTTATCAATGTCTTGGATTTCAACAAAacg GAACCACAACACGAAGATCGTATACAGCATCACCAACAGGGAAAACAAGATACCCAGTAATATCATCAACAAAGAAAAGAACATCCCCAGTAACTTCAACAACAAGGACAACAACATCCTCATTAACTTCAACAACAAGGAAAACAACAATCCCATTAACAGTAAAAACAGGGAAAACAACATCCCCAGTAACATCAACAAGGAAAATAACATGCCCATTATCGCCAacaacaagtaaaataaaacttacatCAACATCTCAATCAGCAATAGCAGAAAACACAACAACTAATAGATAA